Within the Ktedonobacterales bacterium genome, the region TGCGAGTCACATTAGTCCAGTTATCTATTTGGATGGGCAGAGCAGAAACCACCACTGGAGCAGCCTCCTCGACCTTATTTGGTAGCACCTGATTAGCGGTCTCAAAAGACGAGAAAGGACCGATCAGTTTCACGAAGAAAGTAATAAGCGCGTGCAATCCCGCTCCATCTGTAGTTGGCTGCCAGGTTACAATTATTTGATTTCCTGGCTGCAAGAGATAGTAGTTACTATCGGATGGTAGGGTTGCATTTGCTGGGGCATGGATATAGTTATAACCGTAAACGTGGCTGTAAGTTGGCTGTGAGTGAGGAATGGGAGAAGCACACCCGGGAAACAGCGTTACTAAGAGCAATCCTATTCCAAGCAAACCATTCCACTGTATTAGCGCTTTCTGCTTGACCACTCGCCGTTACCTTGCCCTTTCTTACAATCCCGAGAGCGAAAGCGCAGTCTTAATTGCTGCTACCGTCGTATGGCACAAATCCGAGAGCGCTTTCGCCCAGGAAGATTCGACTACTATGCCTGGCCGAAATCCTAGAGTCTGTTATGCACTTTTGCGCGGACTCGCTTTTCACCAAGCTTTGCAGCAACCATGTCAAACTGCGATCCATTGCTGTTAGCCCGGACGTGAACTGCCTTCGTAAAAGTGCATAACACGCTCTAGCACCAGGCCACAGGAAGGACAGATATGGGTCCGCATCGAGAGCGACTTTTTGACCCGTTCGCCACAGCTAGAGCAATCCTGTGTGGTGAAGCGCGCCGGGACCGCTACGACTAGCACGCCCGCAACCTGCCCATAGTAGCGCACGAGCGAGAGGAACAGCCCCCAACTGGCATCAGAGATACTTTTTGCCAGATGGTGATTCTTGACCAGATGGGCAATCTTGAGGTCTTCAAAAGCTACCAAGTCGCTAGACTGGATGAGCGCTCTCGCCGTCTTCACCGCGAAATCTTTACGCCGCCTGTGCACTCTCAGATACCCTTTTGCCAATCGTCGTATGGCCTTCTTGCGGTTCTTGGACCGCTTGATTTTGCGGGAGACGCGCCGATGCAAGCGCTTGAGTTTGGTTTCAGCCTTCCGCAGATACCCAGGGTTGGCAACGGTGGCCCCGTCGCTATCGGTATAGAAACTCTTCAGCCCAACATCAATGCCCGCCTGTTTGCTGGTAGGAACATGGGCTATCTTGCGTTCTGCCTGCACGGCAAACTGGACATAAGAGCCATCCGCCCGCTTGACCAGGCGAACCCGCTTGATTTGATTGCTGGGGAAGGTTTCAATGGAGCGTGTGCCAATCAACCGGAGCGTGCCAATGCCGTGTCCATCGGTGAAGGTGAGCCGCTTGCCATCCGGCTCCAACCGCCAGCCAGAGGTTTTGTACTCGACACTCCGGTTATCCTTCTGGAAACGGGGATAGCCCTTCTTGCCAGGCTTGTGCTTCTGGCAATTGTCGTAGAAGCGAGCAATGGATTGCCAGGCGCGTTCTGCGCTGGCTTGTCGGGCCATCGAATTGAGCCGGGCCACAAAGGGATACTCTTTTGCCAGTTGGGCGCTGTACTGATTCAGGACGTAGGCATTCGTGCCCCGCGTGTCCATCCACAGCCCAAGGGCCTTGTTGCGGATGAACTGCGTGGTACGGATGGCCTCGTCAATCGCGGACCGTTGAGCCTGGTTGGTCCTGAGCTTGTACTCCAGAATCAGCACGGATACCTCGCTTGCGGGCGGCCTCTCGAATCAACAGTTCCATCACTGCCGTTTGAGAAATCCCATCGGCTGCTGCCAGTCGCTCCAAAAGCACTCTGGCGTTCTCGGTTAAGCGAAAATGTGTAGACCGTTTCATGTACCTATTGTAGCACATGATGGGCCTCTATGTCAACCGCAGCAAGGGCGCTTCTATCCCCGGCTTAAAAGCGCGGGGTTTTACGCGCCCCTTCTATAAGCGTAGGACGTTGCTCTGCATTGTCTGCTGACTACCATATCTGATCCTGCTGCCTGCCGTCAAGAACAGTATCAGCAGCCTGGTTGCTTGATCGCGAAGAAAAAGAACTCAGCGAATAGTGTTAATTGCCACTCTCAGCCTGCTCCGCGCCATCACTATAGAGAAAGCAGTGCGTCCAATGTCCATTGCCCAGGTCAGTCCGTTTCGGGAAGCGTTCACGGCAGACGGGCATAGCATGCGGGCAGCGTGGATGAAAGCGACACCCGCCAGGCGGAGTCACCAGGCTAGGAATCTCGCCGCGCGCGGGCAGCGAGGCCAGGCCCTGCCCATCGGCATTCAGGCGATCAGGATCAGGCGCAGCCGAAAGTAGCAATTGCGTGTACGGGTGTTTTGGCTGCTGAGTAATTTCCTCGCTTGGCCCACCCTCCACCATCTGTCCGGCGTACATCACCAGCGTCTCTTCAGCAAAGTAGCGGGCGCTGGCAATATCATGGGTGATATAGAGCAGCGCCAGCCGTTCCTCCTCCTTCAGACGCAGCAGCAAATTAAGAATATCCAGCCGAATAGAAACGTCCAGCATCGAAACCGGCTCATCGGCTAACAGCACCTCCGGGCGAACTGCCAGAGCGCGCGCAATCGCTACTCGCTGGCGCTGTCCACCGCTCAATTGGTGCGGGTACTTGCGCAGAAACTGGTCGGCAGGGGTCAGGCTGACACGGTTGAGCAGCGCCAGCGCCTGCTCTGTCACCTGCGCCGAACTGCGCGCATGCCCATAGAGCCGCAGCGGGCGGCTCAGATGATAGCGCACATCATGCACCGGATTCAGCGAAGAAAAAGGGTCTTGAAAGATTAACTGAATATGACGCCGGTACGCGCGCAGATTGGCTCCCAGCCCCAATTTGACTGGCGCGCCCCGGAAATAGATGCTGCCAGCCGTCGGCTCATACAGGCGCGCCAGCATGCGCGCAATCGTCGTCTTGCCGCTCCCGCTTTCGCCGACCAGCGCCGTAGCACGGCCAGGAATCAGGGTAAATGAGGTATCCTCAACCGCATGGACCGCGCGCCGGGGTCCAAAAGGGTTCAAGCGCCGCAAGGGGAACCGCTTTTGTAAATGCCTCGCTTCCAGAACGGCTCCCGAAGGATGCTCTGCGTCAGAAGCCATCGTTGCTTGCTGAGAACCACTCATCGAACGACGCTCCCTTCTGCTCTGGCTTCATACCTCTCCGCGATAGCAGCAATAGTTGGCGGCTCGGCATTGAAGCGGGCGTCATAGAGATGGCAGGCAACCTGCTGCGTCGTTTCGGCAGACGCCTGCCGCAGCCCTGGCACAGTGGTGGCGCAGGCGCTAAAGGCGAACGGGCAGCGCGGATGAAAGGCGCAGCCGGGCGGCACAGCGCGTAAATCTGGCGGCGAGCCTGGAATCCCAAGCGCCTTGCGTCGCGGGCCATGCA harbors:
- a CDS encoding ABC transporter ATP-binding protein, which produces MSGSQQATMASDAEHPSGAVLEARHLQKRFPLRRLNPFGPRRAVHAVEDTSFTLIPGRATALVGESGSGKTTIARMLARLYEPTAGSIYFRGAPVKLGLGANLRAYRRHIQLIFQDPFSSLNPVHDVRYHLSRPLRLYGHARSSAQVTEQALALLNRVSLTPADQFLRKYPHQLSGGQRQRVAIARALAVRPEVLLADEPVSMLDVSIRLDILNLLLRLKEEERLALLYITHDIASARYFAEETLVMYAGQMVEGGPSEEITQQPKHPYTQLLLSAAPDPDRLNADGQGLASLPARGEIPSLVTPPGGCRFHPRCPHAMPVCRERFPKRTDLGNGHWTHCFLYSDGAEQAESGN
- a CDS encoding transposase, producing the protein MLILEYKLRTNQAQRSAIDEAIRTTQFIRNKALGLWMDTRGTNAYVLNQYSAQLAKEYPFVARLNSMARQASAERAWQSIARFYDNCQKHKPGKKGYPRFQKDNRSVEYKTSGWRLEPDGKRLTFTDGHGIGTLRLIGTRSIETFPSNQIKRVRLVKRADGSYVQFAVQAERKIAHVPTSKQAGIDVGLKSFYTDSDGATVANPGYLRKAETKLKRLHRRVSRKIKRSKNRKKAIRRLAKGYLRVHRRRKDFAVKTARALIQSSDLVAFEDLKIAHLVKNHHLAKSISDASWGLFLSLVRYYGQVAGVLVVAVPARFTTQDCSSCGERVKKSLSMRTHICPSCGLVLERVMHFYEGSSRPG